Proteins encoded in a region of the Streptomyces sp. NBC_00258 genome:
- a CDS encoding 2Fe-2S iron-sulfur cluster-binding protein translates to MTWENKATSAVRENRLSTLRRLTTVDEVETTVGRPASAVMLKQIGALDEGCRTVLAGCPIAAFGYRDADGTSRTTFIGGTPGFARVHSPTRISFSLPEPGDPHGPVSLFFLLPGVGEILRVNGSVAARKGAETTVDIAEAYVHCAQAVLRSRLWQPPVPAEPAAEFAGDGPLRRPGVAEFLAAAPFLALSTWDSSGGSDTSPRGDRQAVARILDGRTLVVPDRKGNRRADTLHNLLKDDRLSLAALVPGRTGVLHVRGRGAITDDPALLETMALRGMSPHLALLIDVEHAEVMGNDAVARSRLWTPGAHVDRGTVPDLMALAGEHLAAGSADAEGGPPAFLLKAVGAIPGMIRLLRLVMNRAYRSGLRKEGYEDVNEDIGPGAGGRRRGFLRRRPAGDGGTEAGGTEAGGTGIRGTENPLREVRVAEVRKETPSAVTLVLEDLVLGDTGASPGSFDFRPGQFFTLVADIDGRPVRRAYSASSAPGSSRLEVTVKHVEGGRFSTHVHRSLRAGDRLAVRGPSGSFHAEPQPPDDLDAPDALNAPDEIVLVAAGSGVTPMMSMIRTRLAVRPGRDRIALLYSSRSADEIIFADELTRLAKDNPDRLSVTHVLTGREGRLDADGVRRWVTGLSPAPGAHYYTCGPGPLMDAVQGVLTGLGVPDELVHLEHYTSGADIQAVATGPQAMTVEEDGRPVGTVVVEPGQTLLDAGLAAGLPMPYSCTVGNCGDCMVRLRGGEVTQNEPNCLTPGQKADGYVLTCVGCPLSKVTLDIADQ, encoded by the coding sequence ATGACCTGGGAAAACAAGGCCACGTCCGCGGTGCGCGAGAACCGGCTGAGCACCTTGCGCCGGCTGACGACGGTGGACGAGGTCGAGACGACCGTCGGCCGCCCGGCGTCGGCCGTCATGCTCAAGCAGATCGGCGCCCTCGACGAGGGTTGCCGGACCGTCCTCGCCGGGTGTCCGATCGCGGCCTTCGGCTACCGGGACGCCGACGGCACCAGCAGGACGACCTTCATCGGCGGCACGCCGGGGTTCGCACGCGTCCACTCGCCCACCCGGATCTCGTTCTCCCTGCCCGAGCCGGGCGACCCGCACGGTCCGGTCTCGCTCTTCTTCCTCCTGCCGGGCGTCGGGGAGATCCTGCGCGTCAACGGTTCGGTGGCCGCGCGCAAGGGCGCGGAGACGACCGTCGACATCGCGGAGGCGTACGTGCACTGCGCACAGGCCGTTCTCCGGTCCCGCCTGTGGCAGCCGCCCGTCCCTGCCGAGCCGGCCGCCGAGTTCGCGGGCGACGGGCCCCTGCGCCGGCCCGGTGTCGCCGAGTTCCTGGCCGCGGCACCGTTCCTCGCGCTGTCCACCTGGGACTCGTCCGGTGGGAGCGACACGAGTCCGCGCGGGGACCGGCAGGCGGTGGCGCGGATCCTGGACGGCCGCACGCTCGTCGTCCCGGACCGGAAGGGCAACAGACGAGCCGACACGCTCCACAACCTGCTGAAGGACGACCGGCTCTCGCTGGCCGCGCTCGTTCCGGGGCGCACCGGTGTGCTGCATGTACGCGGCCGTGGTGCGATCACCGACGATCCGGCGCTGCTGGAGACGATGGCGCTGCGCGGGATGTCCCCGCACCTGGCGCTGCTCATCGACGTCGAGCACGCCGAGGTGATGGGCAACGACGCCGTGGCGCGCTCACGGCTGTGGACCCCCGGCGCGCACGTGGACCGAGGCACGGTGCCGGACCTGATGGCGCTTGCTGGAGAACACCTCGCCGCCGGTTCGGCCGATGCGGAAGGGGGGCCACCCGCCTTCCTGTTGAAGGCAGTCGGGGCGATCCCGGGGATGATCCGGTTGCTGCGGCTGGTGATGAACCGTGCCTACCGTTCCGGGCTGCGGAAGGAGGGCTACGAGGACGTCAACGAGGACATCGGGCCCGGCGCGGGCGGGCGCCGCCGTGGCTTCCTGCGCCGACGCCCTGCCGGCGACGGAGGAACCGAGGCCGGAGGAACCGAGGCCGGAGGGACGGGGATCCGCGGGACGGAGAACCCGCTGCGGGAGGTGCGCGTCGCCGAGGTGCGCAAGGAGACACCGAGCGCCGTAACTCTCGTACTGGAGGACCTTGTTCTGGGGGACACCGGTGCGAGCCCGGGCTCGTTCGACTTCCGGCCCGGTCAGTTCTTCACGCTCGTCGCCGACATCGACGGCCGCCCGGTGCGACGGGCCTATTCGGCCTCCTCGGCACCCGGTTCGTCCCGGCTGGAGGTCACCGTCAAGCACGTCGAGGGCGGCCGGTTCTCCACCCACGTGCACCGGAGTCTGCGCGCCGGGGACCGCCTCGCGGTGCGCGGCCCGTCGGGGTCCTTCCACGCCGAGCCGCAGCCCCCGGATGACCTGGACGCTCCGGACGCCCTGAACGCCCCGGACGAGATCGTGCTCGTCGCGGCGGGCAGCGGTGTGACGCCGATGATGAGCATGATCCGCACTCGGCTCGCCGTCCGGCCGGGCCGCGACCGGATCGCGCTGCTCTACAGCAGCCGCAGCGCGGACGAGATCATCTTCGCCGACGAGCTGACCCGGCTGGCGAAGGACAATCCCGACCGGCTGTCGGTCACCCACGTCCTGACCGGCCGGGAGGGACGGCTCGACGCGGACGGCGTACGCCGTTGGGTCACCGGTCTCTCCCCGGCCCCGGGCGCCCACTACTACACCTGCGGTCCCGGGCCGCTGATGGACGCCGTGCAGGGCGTGCTGACCGGGCTCGGAGTCCCGGACGAACTGGTGCACCTGGAGCACTACACCAGCGGAGCGGACATTCAGGCCGTGGCGACGGGGCCGCAGGCGATGACCGTCGAGGAGGACGGGCGCCCCGTCGGCACGGTCGTGGTCGAGCCCGGCCAGACGCTGCTCGACGCGGGACTGGCCGCGGGGCTGCCGATGCCGTACTCCTGCACGGTCGGGAACTGCGGCGACTGCATGGTGCGGCTCCGCGGCGGGGAGGTCACGCAGAACGAGCCGAACTGCCTCACGCCAGGGCAGAAAGCCGACGGCTACGTACTGACCTGCGTGGGCTGCCCACTGTCGAAGGTCACCCTCGACATCGCGGACCAGTGA
- a CDS encoding MerR family transcriptional regulator, whose amino-acid sequence MEMLTIGAFAKASRLSPKALRLYDELELLRPARVDPETGYRYYAPEQLEQARLVAWLRRLGMPLAGIREVRALEPAAAAQEVRAFWARIESETATRRDLAAFLVDHLSRTVPGNPGKPGDPGNPSKDTTMLELRYSALSDTGLVRPANQDTAYAGTRVLAVADGFGSGGAPASSAAVEALKFLDDEPLPAGSVLNLLEDAVQGATQAVQEVAGPTNEIGTTLTAMVWTGSQLALVHIGDSRAYLLRDGGLFRITHDHTMVQSMLDEGRLTPDEATAHPQRALLLKALTGSGPAPDLDVRLHDALVGDRYLLCSDGLSAVVPEATIRDTLTTAPGPDEAAQALVRVANDSGGPDNVSCVVADLVNTGPQ is encoded by the coding sequence ATGGAGATGCTGACGATCGGGGCGTTCGCGAAGGCGTCACGGCTGTCGCCGAAGGCACTTCGGCTGTACGACGAGCTGGAGCTGCTGCGTCCCGCGCGGGTGGACCCGGAGACGGGGTACCGCTACTACGCGCCCGAGCAGTTGGAACAGGCACGCCTGGTGGCGTGGCTGCGACGGCTGGGCATGCCGCTGGCCGGGATCCGCGAGGTCCGCGCCCTGGAACCGGCGGCCGCGGCACAGGAGGTCCGCGCGTTCTGGGCGCGGATCGAGTCGGAGACGGCGACCCGCCGTGACCTGGCCGCCTTCCTCGTCGACCACCTGTCACGAACCGTCCCGGGAAACCCAGGCAAGCCGGGTGACCCGGGCAATCCGAGTAAGGACACCACCATGCTGGAACTCCGCTACTCCGCCCTGTCCGACACCGGCCTCGTACGCCCCGCCAACCAGGACACCGCGTACGCGGGCACCCGCGTCCTGGCCGTCGCCGACGGCTTCGGGTCCGGGGGCGCGCCCGCGAGCAGCGCGGCCGTCGAGGCCCTGAAGTTCCTCGACGACGAACCGCTCCCCGCCGGGAGCGTCCTCAACCTCCTGGAGGACGCGGTCCAGGGCGCCACTCAGGCCGTCCAGGAGGTGGCGGGCCCGACGAACGAGATCGGCACCACCCTCACCGCGATGGTGTGGACCGGCTCCCAACTGGCCCTGGTCCACATCGGCGACTCCCGCGCCTACCTCCTCCGCGACGGCGGCCTCTTCCGGATCACCCACGACCACACGATGGTCCAGTCGATGCTCGACGAGGGCCGCCTGACACCGGACGAGGCCACCGCCCACCCCCAGCGCGCCCTGCTCCTGAAGGCGCTGACAGGCAGCGGGCCCGCCCCGGACCTCGACGTGCGGCTGCACGACGCCCTCGTCGGCGACCGCTATCTGCTGTGCTCGGACGGGCTGTCGGCCGTCGTGCCCGAGGCCACCATCAGGGACACGCTCACGACGGCCCCCGGACCGGACGAGGCCGCACAGGCCCTCGTCAGGGTGGCGAACGACTCCGGCGGCCCGGACAACGTGAGTTGTGTGGTGGCCGACCTCGTGAACACCGGACCCCAGTAG
- a CDS encoding ATP-grasp domain-containing protein: protein MARTAARIALVTCREVAESGYDRDLPVLADAVERAGAEAAVVCWDDPDVDWEGFDLAVIRSTWDYSWRAAEFVAWAERCGALTALANPVDVVRWNTDKRYLGDLAAAGVPVVDTRYLAPGDPADLPADRAYVVKPTSGAGARNAARYTPEDHERAVRHLEWMHAEGLTAMVQPYMGSIDTAGERALLFYGGRFLHAIRKGAVLEPGTAHDADKVPHPNLTPWEPTAAELAVAERALAAVPDAPELLYARVDLVDGDDGAPRVMELELVEPNLFLFLHEASVPVVAEAIVKAATR, encoded by the coding sequence GTGGCACGCACCGCCGCCCGCATCGCACTCGTCACCTGCCGGGAGGTCGCGGAGTCGGGGTACGACCGTGACCTGCCCGTTCTCGCGGACGCGGTGGAGCGGGCCGGGGCGGAAGCCGCCGTCGTGTGCTGGGACGACCCCGATGTCGACTGGGAGGGCTTCGACCTCGCCGTCATCCGCTCCACCTGGGACTACAGCTGGCGGGCCGCCGAGTTCGTGGCGTGGGCCGAGCGGTGCGGGGCACTGACGGCACTGGCGAACCCGGTGGACGTCGTCCGCTGGAACACCGACAAGCGGTATCTCGGCGACCTCGCAGCCGCCGGCGTGCCCGTCGTCGACACCCGGTACCTCGCCCCCGGCGACCCGGCCGACCTGCCCGCCGACCGCGCGTACGTCGTCAAGCCCACCTCGGGGGCGGGCGCCCGGAACGCCGCCCGCTACACGCCCGAGGACCACGAGAGGGCCGTACGGCACCTGGAGTGGATGCACGCGGAAGGGCTGACCGCGATGGTGCAGCCGTACATGGGGAGCATCGACACGGCGGGCGAACGGGCCCTCCTGTTCTACGGCGGGCGCTTCCTCCACGCCATCCGCAAGGGCGCCGTACTGGAACCCGGCACCGCTCACGACGCGGACAAGGTCCCGCACCCGAACCTGACGCCGTGGGAGCCGACGGCCGCCGAACTCGCCGTCGCCGAACGGGCGTTGGCCGCCGTGCCGGACGCCCCCGAACTGCTCTACGCCCGCGTGGACCTGGTGGACGGCGACGACGGGGCACCCCGCGTCATGGAGCTGGAACTCGTCGAGCCCAATCTCTTCCTCTTCCTGCACGAGGCCTCGGTACCGGTCGTAGCCGAGGCGATCGTCAAGGCCGCCACCCGCTGA
- a CDS encoding FkbM family methyltransferase, producing the protein MTLAARLAPFVPVRLVAAAARFVYPRFEPELARLGDLCPPGCGTAVDVGGWYGPWTRRLSQRAHRVVTVEPVPHLARLLTAATPGNVRVVRAAASDRRGTARLWLPSGDQGDRGVSSLVRRDIHARALDVPCLTLDSLNLHDVGFIKIDVDGNELAVLRGATTLLTRDRPALFIELEARIQPIRPVVSFLAERGYKGWVLPDDTWLPLSSFDLESHQAHASHVVSQGLLRRVLAFRSPGYVRYVNSVLFLPTGRTPGDAHRAGHVRHDGTHASRQATR; encoded by the coding sequence ATGACCCTGGCAGCCCGTCTTGCCCCCTTCGTGCCGGTGCGGCTGGTCGCCGCCGCCGCCCGGTTCGTCTATCCGCGCTTCGAGCCCGAACTGGCCCGGCTCGGCGACCTCTGCCCGCCCGGCTGTGGCACGGCGGTGGACGTCGGCGGCTGGTACGGCCCCTGGACGCGCCGTCTGTCGCAGCGGGCGCACCGCGTGGTGACGGTCGAGCCCGTCCCGCACCTGGCCCGGCTGCTGACCGCCGCGACGCCCGGGAACGTCCGGGTGGTCCGGGCCGCCGCGAGCGACCGCCGTGGCACGGCCCGGCTGTGGCTGCCGTCCGGCGACCAGGGTGACCGGGGCGTCTCGTCACTCGTCCGCCGGGACATCCACGCCCGCGCCCTGGACGTCCCCTGTCTCACCCTCGACAGTCTGAACCTCCACGACGTCGGCTTCATCAAGATCGACGTGGACGGCAACGAACTGGCGGTGCTGCGCGGGGCGACCACCCTCCTCACCCGTGACCGCCCGGCCCTGTTCATCGAACTGGAGGCCCGCATCCAGCCGATCAGGCCCGTCGTGTCGTTCCTCGCCGAGCGCGGCTACAAGGGCTGGGTCCTGCCCGACGACACCTGGCTCCCCCTGTCCTCCTTCGACCTGGAGTCCCACCAGGCCCACGCCTCGCACGTGGTCTCCCAGGGCCTGCTGCGGCGGGTGCTGGCCTTCCGGAGCCCGGGGTACGTCCGGTACGTGAACTCGGTGCTCTTCCTCCCGACGGGCCGCACCCCGGGCGACGCGCACCGCGCGGGACACGTACGCCACGATGGGACGCATGCCTCCCGCCAAGCGACCCGATAG
- a CDS encoding Trm112 family protein has product MNPDDPLLKILACPLDKGPLHLLEKETDGPESTEDALYNPRLRRRYPIVDGIPQLLPSSGEQVTDDEHEALLKRMLTP; this is encoded by the coding sequence ATGAACCCCGACGACCCATTGCTGAAGATACTGGCGTGCCCGCTGGACAAGGGGCCGCTGCATCTCCTCGAAAAGGAGACGGACGGCCCGGAGAGTACTGAGGACGCTCTCTACAACCCGCGTCTGCGCCGCCGCTATCCGATCGTGGACGGCATCCCGCAGCTCCTCCCGTCCTCCGGCGAACAGGTGACGGACGACGAACACGAGGCACTTCTGAAACGGATGTTGACCCCATGA
- a CDS encoding class I SAM-dependent methyltransferase — protein MTTAPPRRPSGGQPPHGLRDFYEDPAVPVASGAPRSLRQARMLAAALGPATSGARTVLDIGCGDGSAAATAAPLLAGHRIVGIDWSQDALRRAHAHLPYAVRGELTDGGLPFRSASADAVLFSEVVEHLVDPDAALDEIHRILRPGGHLMLSTPNLAAWYNRALLLAGVQPVFSEVSLRAIHGRPGKEVVGHLRLYTARALREFVTASGFEVVRLKGAPFHGVPRPMRPLDRLACAVPSMSSILLLHARRT, from the coding sequence ATGACCACGGCTCCGCCCCGCCGCCCGTCCGGCGGCCAACCTCCGCACGGGCTACGGGACTTCTACGAGGACCCGGCCGTGCCGGTCGCCTCCGGCGCGCCCCGCAGTCTGCGCCAGGCCCGGATGCTCGCCGCCGCGCTCGGTCCGGCCACGTCCGGCGCGCGGACGGTCCTCGACATCGGCTGCGGCGACGGCTCCGCGGCCGCCACGGCGGCACCGCTCCTGGCCGGCCATCGCATCGTCGGCATCGACTGGTCCCAGGACGCCCTCAGACGCGCCCACGCCCACCTTCCGTACGCGGTGCGCGGCGAACTCACCGACGGAGGGCTGCCGTTCAGGTCCGCCTCCGCCGACGCCGTGCTGTTCAGCGAGGTCGTCGAACACCTCGTGGACCCGGACGCGGCGCTCGACGAGATCCACCGGATCCTCCGCCCGGGAGGTCATCTCATGCTCTCCACACCGAATCTGGCCGCCTGGTACAACCGCGCCCTGCTGCTCGCCGGTGTCCAGCCGGTCTTCTCCGAGGTGAGCCTGCGCGCCATCCACGGCCGCCCCGGCAAGGAGGTCGTGGGCCATCTGCGGCTCTACACGGCCCGCGCGCTGCGGGAGTTCGTGACCGCCTCGGGCTTCGAGGTCGTACGGCTGAAGGGTGCTCCCTTCCACGGTGTGCCCCGGCCCATGCGCCCCCTGGACCGACTGGCGTGTGCCGTGCCGTCGATGTCCTCGATCCTGCTCCTGCACGCGCGAAGGACGTAG
- a CDS encoding condensation protein, translating to MTTLDHPARDGTDGPVRPPARIPFPVVDEVARHCLQEEEPETVHIEVHLPGRLDPDRLRRAFTGALHRHPRILMREARRPWYGRRYEWELTPDADVEVVLFPPPDREALKHARDRALQDAPPLSASPPIRLEVVLDPEADDTVLFVTINHTALDGPACLRVLATAAELYGGRDNSPAAPPTRTTAEVPSSVDAPSSWAPPARVAHGAPDPSPGNGMLVAEFGVPRRPKGSPYTVNDQLMVATALMIAHWNREHGARPRPLRITMPVDDRTRDTDMPIGNGTRLVEVPFAPAELDASDMAGLLRRTADRTRALKALPRPQLGHGAALLTAPVVPVAWRAAFTRGLRRAAGPWTSTTLLSNIGRIPYALDFGEGAGRAHAVWFSAPARMPRGLTVTTASTAGRLHVAFRWSRRLLSHGDGSHLRDLFEHYLHATEHATESAP from the coding sequence ATGACCACGCTGGACCACCCGGCACGCGACGGCACGGACGGCCCCGTACGGCCGCCCGCCCGCATCCCGTTCCCCGTCGTGGACGAGGTCGCCCGGCACTGCCTCCAGGAGGAGGAGCCGGAGACCGTCCACATCGAGGTGCATCTGCCGGGCCGTCTCGACCCGGACCGGCTGCGGAGGGCGTTCACCGGGGCCCTGCACCGCCATCCCCGCATCCTGATGCGCGAGGCGCGACGGCCCTGGTACGGGCGGCGGTACGAGTGGGAGCTCACTCCGGACGCGGACGTGGAGGTCGTCCTGTTCCCGCCGCCGGACCGGGAGGCCCTGAAGCACGCCCGCGACCGGGCACTCCAGGACGCCCCGCCGCTGTCGGCGTCGCCGCCGATCCGCCTGGAGGTCGTCCTCGATCCGGAGGCCGACGACACGGTCCTCTTCGTCACCATCAACCACACCGCCCTCGACGGCCCGGCCTGTCTGCGGGTCCTCGCCACCGCCGCCGAGCTGTACGGCGGCCGGGACAACTCCCCCGCGGCACCCCCGACCCGTACGACCGCCGAGGTGCCGAGCTCCGTCGACGCACCCTCCTCCTGGGCCCCGCCCGCGCGGGTGGCGCACGGCGCGCCCGATCCCTCGCCCGGCAACGGCATGCTCGTCGCCGAGTTCGGCGTACCGCGTCGGCCCAAGGGCTCCCCGTACACCGTGAACGACCAGCTCATGGTGGCCACGGCCCTGATGATCGCCCACTGGAACCGGGAACACGGCGCCCGGCCGCGACCGTTGCGCATCACGATGCCGGTGGACGACCGCACGCGCGACACCGACATGCCGATCGGCAACGGCACTCGGCTCGTCGAAGTCCCCTTCGCACCCGCGGAGTTGGACGCCTCCGACATGGCGGGCCTGCTGCGACGCACCGCGGACCGCACCCGCGCGCTCAAGGCGCTGCCTCGGCCCCAACTCGGCCACGGGGCAGCCCTGTTGACGGCGCCCGTGGTCCCGGTGGCCTGGCGGGCCGCGTTCACCCGGGGGCTGCGGAGGGCCGCCGGACCCTGGACGTCGACCACGCTGCTGAGCAACATCGGCCGCATTCCGTACGCCCTCGACTTCGGCGAGGGGGCGGGGCGCGCGCACGCGGTGTGGTTCTCGGCGCCGGCCCGGATGCCGCGCGGTCTCACGGTCACGACGGCGTCCACCGCGGGCCGGCTGCATGTGGCGTTCCGCTGGTCCCGCAGACTCCTCAGCCACGGCGACGGCTCCCATCTCCGCGACCTCTTCGAGCACTACCTGCACGCGACGGAACACGCCACGGAGAGTGCCCCATGA